The Myxococcota bacterium genome has a segment encoding these proteins:
- a CDS encoding DUF1232 domain-containing protein: MSRSPDDPRITIELNPAERRFYDRVRSYVAEPEPGRTSTFWDLVLLLPDLAVLLFRLARDARVPFFSKAIAGLAVGYVLSPFELMPELVLGPIGLVDDLVVVGMALSRMLNHVHPDVVRAHWAGKGDALDAIQRVSAWTEDQVVSRLRGAVRALVGPRAGA; encoded by the coding sequence GTGAGTCGAAGCCCCGACGACCCCCGCATCACGATCGAGCTCAATCCCGCCGAGCGGCGGTTCTACGATCGCGTGCGTTCGTACGTGGCCGAGCCCGAGCCCGGGCGCACCTCGACGTTCTGGGACCTCGTGCTGCTCCTGCCCGACCTCGCCGTCCTGCTCTTCCGCCTCGCGCGCGACGCGCGCGTGCCCTTCTTCTCGAAGGCGATCGCCGGCCTCGCGGTCGGCTACGTGCTCTCGCCGTTCGAGCTGATGCCCGAGCTCGTGCTCGGGCCCATCGGCCTCGTCGACGACCTCGTCGTCGTGGGCATGGCGCTGTCGCGCATGCTGAACCACGTGCACCCCGACGTCGTGCGCGCGCACTGGGCGGGGAAGGGCGACGCGCTCGACGCCATCCAGCGCGTGTCGGCGTGGACCGAGGACCAGGTGGTGTCGCGACTGCGCGGCGCGGTGCGCGCGCTCGTCGGGCCGCGCGCGGGCGCCTGA
- a CDS encoding alkaline phosphatase family protein, whose product MRRERGWGGLGRGRARGLAAALASALAAGACATDGGARAPRDATAPREVTEAVERVVLVSISGLDAASLRDDALPTLARLAREGARAEDVRGVGAPLVYPAHATLVTGRAPDAHRVVADTLLGRRGVRANAPFWHATRIEGATLLTAARAAGRRVAAIGWPSTVGAPLDAIVPDLAPVREGETWLGVLERAATPALFAAMRDALGRAPAPWPVASERDRARTAAACAALRAAAPPELLLLRLEEPAVAMQLDGVDGESSRAALARADARVADLVRCLRDAGLREGAAIAIAGDRVLAPVHTRIDPNVLLAEGGWLPSLPLASTEGAWQAIVRATDSLATVHAETEQGAVAVRQILEGAAARTGAFRVLPAVELAARRGDPRAWFGLEATPGYVFGDAATGPLLRPSERRAAGAAAQTHVAFAVAGAGVRERIVVPQMSALDVAPTLAHLLGVDLPGAEGRPIVGVFARTRPRAGSDERSTPSDPPRARSGS is encoded by the coding sequence GTGAGGCGCGAGCGCGGCTGGGGTGGGCTCGGACGCGGGCGCGCGCGCGGGCTCGCCGCGGCGCTCGCGAGTGCGCTCGCGGCGGGAGCCTGTGCGACGGACGGCGGCGCGCGCGCGCCGCGCGACGCGACGGCGCCGCGCGAGGTGACCGAGGCGGTCGAGCGCGTCGTGCTCGTCTCCATCTCCGGGCTCGATGCGGCGTCGCTGCGCGACGACGCGCTGCCGACGCTCGCGCGCCTCGCCCGCGAGGGCGCGCGCGCGGAGGACGTGCGCGGCGTCGGCGCCCCGCTCGTCTACCCGGCGCACGCGACGCTCGTGACGGGCCGCGCGCCCGATGCGCACCGCGTCGTCGCCGACACGCTGCTCGGCCGCCGCGGCGTGCGCGCGAACGCGCCTTTCTGGCACGCGACGCGCATCGAGGGCGCGACGCTGCTGACGGCCGCGCGCGCCGCCGGCCGCCGCGTCGCCGCGATCGGCTGGCCGTCGACCGTCGGCGCGCCGCTCGACGCGATCGTCCCCGACCTCGCGCCCGTCCGGGAGGGCGAGACGTGGCTCGGCGTGCTCGAGCGCGCGGCGACGCCCGCGCTCTTCGCGGCGATGCGCGACGCGCTCGGCCGCGCGCCCGCGCCGTGGCCGGTCGCGAGCGAGCGCGACCGCGCGCGCACCGCGGCCGCCTGCGCCGCGCTGCGGGCGGCGGCCCCGCCCGAGCTGCTGCTGCTGCGCCTCGAGGAGCCCGCCGTCGCCATGCAGCTCGACGGCGTCGACGGCGAGTCGTCGCGCGCCGCGCTCGCGCGCGCCGACGCGCGTGTCGCCGATCTCGTGCGCTGTCTGCGCGACGCGGGCCTGCGCGAAGGCGCCGCGATCGCGATCGCCGGCGATCGCGTCCTCGCGCCCGTGCACACGCGCATCGACCCGAACGTGCTGCTCGCCGAGGGCGGATGGCTTCCGAGCCTGCCGCTCGCGTCGACCGAGGGAGCGTGGCAGGCGATCGTGCGCGCGACCGACTCGCTCGCGACCGTGCACGCCGAGACGGAGCAGGGCGCCGTCGCCGTGCGGCAGATCCTCGAGGGCGCCGCCGCGCGCACGGGCGCCTTCCGCGTGCTTCCCGCCGTCGAGCTCGCGGCGCGCCGCGGCGACCCGCGCGCGTGGTTCGGGCTCGAGGCGACGCCCGGCTACGTGTTCGGCGACGCCGCGACGGGCCCGCTGCTGCGGCCGTCCGAGCGACGCGCCGCGGGGGCGGCCGCGCAGACGCACGTCGCCTTCGCGGTCGCGGGAGCCGGCGTGCGCGAGCGCATCGTCGTTCCGCAGATGAGCGCGCTCGACGTCGCGCCCACGCTCGCCCACCTTCTCGGCGTCGACCTGCCCGGCGCGGAAGGCCGCCCGATCGTGGGCGTGTTCGCGCGCACGCGTCCGCGGGCGGGCTCGGACGAACGGAGCACACCGAGCGACCCCCCGCGCGCGAGGAGCGGCTCGTGA
- the gloB gene encoding hydroxyacylglutathione hydrolase: MSLQIERIPTLGDNYTYLVVCDATREAAVIDAPEAAPVIARVDATGARVALVLSTHHHPDHAMANPELAERYGAPVVGHVSDAHRLAGFTRGVDEGDEVRVGRETARVLHIPCHTTGHVAYVFDDAKAAFTGDMLFAAGCGRTFEGDAQMMYDALVGKLARLPDDMRVYCGHEYTESNLRFAAAAEPDNEDIRRRLEAVRAIRAHKAADWHDATPDEMTIPSTIGEEKRTNPFLRARDAEDLGRLRKWKDDF; this comes from the coding sequence ATGAGCCTGCAGATCGAACGCATCCCGACGCTCGGCGACAACTACACCTATCTCGTGGTGTGCGACGCCACGCGCGAGGCCGCCGTGATCGACGCGCCGGAGGCGGCGCCCGTGATCGCGCGCGTCGACGCGACCGGCGCGCGCGTCGCGCTCGTCCTCTCCACGCACCACCACCCCGACCACGCGATGGCGAACCCCGAGCTCGCCGAGCGCTACGGCGCGCCGGTCGTCGGCCACGTCTCCGATGCCCATCGCCTCGCCGGCTTCACGCGCGGCGTCGACGAGGGCGACGAGGTGCGCGTCGGCCGCGAGACCGCGCGCGTCCTCCACATCCCGTGCCACACGACCGGCCACGTCGCCTACGTCTTCGACGACGCGAAGGCCGCGTTCACGGGCGACATGCTGTTCGCCGCGGGCTGCGGGCGGACGTTCGAGGGCGACGCGCAGATGATGTACGACGCGCTCGTCGGCAAGCTCGCGAGGCTGCCCGACGACATGCGCGTCTACTGCGGCCACGAGTACACCGAGTCGAACCTGCGCTTCGCGGCGGCGGCCGAGCCGGACAACGAGGACATCCGCCGCCGGCTCGAGGCCGTGCGCGCCATCCGCGCGCACAAGGCCGCCGACTGGCACGACGCGACGCCCGACGAGATGACGATCCCCTCGACGATCGGCGAGGAGAAGCGCACGAATCCCTTCCTGCGCGCGCGCGACGCCGAGGACCTCGGGCGCCTGCGCAAGTGGAAGGACGACTTCTAG
- the epsC gene encoding serine O-acetyltransferase EpsC produces the protein MSTRGNELREAPVRAAGDDGGGPYAATVEALASCDEDALSKAACGGLLDPNEVIEWAERAKRLVLFQRERGELRVEVPALADRLAAVLRQVTLPAGVDAASVVRRTIERLPVVRAALAEDVDAAYVGDPAARSFEEIVVAYPSIRALAIFRLAHELHEQGVPLVPRIMTEYAHDRTGIDIHPGARIGRRFFIDHGTGVVVGETAEIGDRVRVYQGVTIGAASVRDAGALRGHKRHPTIEDDVTIYAGATILGGETVVGRGSVIGGNVWITSSIEPGSRVLAEPARHLVHTGAPPADGEQLEWEI, from the coding sequence ATGTCGACGCGAGGCAACGAGCTGCGCGAGGCGCCCGTCCGCGCCGCGGGCGACGACGGCGGCGGGCCCTACGCCGCGACCGTCGAGGCGCTCGCGTCCTGCGACGAGGACGCGCTCTCGAAGGCGGCCTGCGGCGGGCTGCTCGACCCGAACGAGGTGATCGAGTGGGCGGAGCGCGCCAAGCGCCTCGTGCTCTTCCAGCGCGAGCGCGGCGAGCTGCGCGTCGAGGTGCCCGCGCTCGCCGACCGCCTCGCCGCCGTGCTGCGGCAGGTGACGCTGCCGGCCGGCGTCGACGCCGCCTCCGTCGTGCGCCGCACGATCGAGCGGCTCCCCGTCGTGCGCGCGGCGCTCGCCGAGGACGTCGACGCCGCCTACGTCGGCGACCCCGCCGCGAGGAGCTTCGAGGAGATCGTCGTCGCCTATCCGTCGATCCGCGCGCTCGCGATCTTCCGCCTCGCCCACGAGCTCCACGAGCAGGGCGTCCCGCTCGTGCCGCGCATCATGACCGAGTACGCGCACGACCGGACCGGGATCGACATCCACCCCGGTGCGCGCATCGGCCGCCGCTTCTTCATCGACCACGGCACCGGCGTCGTCGTCGGCGAGACGGCCGAGATCGGCGATCGCGTGCGCGTCTACCAGGGCGTCACGATCGGCGCGGCCTCGGTGCGCGACGCGGGCGCCCTGCGCGGGCACAAGCGCCACCCGACGATCGAGGACGACGTCACGATCTACGCGGGCGCGACGATCCTCGGCGGCGAGACGGTGGTCGGGCGCGGCAGCGTGATCGGCGGCAACGTGTGGATCACGTCGTCGATCGAGCCGGGCTCGCGCGTGCTGGCGGAGCCCGCGCGGCACCTCGTGCACACCGGTGCGCCGCCCGCGGACGGGGAGCAGCTCGAGTGGGAGATCTGA
- the meaB gene encoding methylmalonyl Co-A mutase-associated GTPase MeaB: MAEAALARDLASRLLARDRSAVAPALNLVDDRRPDRRAEALALLARVERADAVPRAHDALRVGVTGAPGAGKSTLLDALVRALRARGATVGVIAVDPSSQRTGGALLGDRFRMRASARDEGVFVRSMAARERLGGLADATWASVIVLASVFDWVFVETVGVGQSEGDVARQVDTTVFVAQPGAGDLLQFMKAGVLELPDVFVVNKADTGAAAARTQRELRAGLALGERKTAGWEPPVLLASARDGAGVEEVLDAVRAHRAALEASGELARLRARARVAHVREALARRFGSHGIERLGGPDALDARAAARVAEGGSAFELLGELAAGLEAALAPPGAQREAGDAT, translated from the coding sequence ATGGCTGAGGCCGCGCTCGCGCGCGACCTCGCCTCTCGGCTGCTCGCGCGCGACCGCTCCGCCGTCGCCCCCGCGCTGAACCTCGTCGACGACCGGCGCCCCGATCGGCGCGCCGAAGCGCTCGCCCTGCTCGCCCGGGTCGAGCGCGCCGACGCCGTGCCGCGCGCGCACGACGCGCTGCGCGTCGGGGTCACGGGCGCGCCCGGCGCGGGCAAGTCGACGCTGCTCGACGCGCTCGTGCGCGCGCTCCGCGCGCGCGGCGCGACCGTCGGCGTGATCGCGGTCGACCCGTCGAGCCAGCGCACCGGAGGCGCGCTGCTCGGCGACCGCTTCCGCATGCGCGCGAGCGCGCGCGACGAAGGCGTGTTCGTGCGCTCGATGGCGGCGCGCGAGCGGCTCGGCGGCCTCGCCGACGCGACCTGGGCCTCGGTGATCGTGCTCGCGAGCGTCTTCGACTGGGTGTTCGTCGAGACCGTCGGCGTCGGGCAGTCCGAGGGCGACGTCGCGCGCCAGGTCGACACGACGGTGTTCGTCGCGCAGCCCGGAGCGGGCGACCTGCTGCAGTTCATGAAGGCGGGCGTGCTCGAGCTCCCGGACGTGTTCGTCGTGAACAAGGCCGACACCGGCGCGGCCGCCGCGCGCACGCAGCGCGAGCTGCGCGCCGGCCTCGCCCTCGGCGAGCGCAAGACGGCGGGCTGGGAGCCGCCCGTGCTGCTCGCGTCGGCGCGCGACGGCGCGGGCGTCGAGGAGGTGCTCGACGCCGTGCGCGCGCACCGCGCCGCGCTCGAGGCCTCGGGCGAGCTCGCGCGGCTGCGCGCGCGCGCGCGCGTGGCGCACGTGCGCGAGGCGCTCGCGCGGCGCTTCGGCAGCCACGGCATCGAGCGGCTCGGCGGACCCGACGCGCTCGATGCGCGCGCGGCGGCGCGCGTCGCGGAGGGGGGCTCGGCGTTCGAGCTGCTCGGCGAGCTCGCCGCGGGTCTCGAGGCGGCGCTCGCGCCGCCCGGCGCGCAGCGCGAAGCGGGCGACGCGACGTGA
- a CDS encoding PD-(D/E)XK nuclease family protein translates to MPVYSHSRLSTFETCPRQFHFRYVLRVPEESEGIEAFVGKRVHEVLERLYEFVDRGQVPPLQKVVDRYYQIFDEHWDDARIRIVKEGTDKAFYRELGSRCLHNYYRRHYPFDADETLGLEERVLFELDEAGRYKVQGIVDRISRAPDGAIEIVDYKTGQWVPSQSKLDEDRQLALYQLGLQKVYGPKQPMRLVWHYVAKGVTRVSQRTPEQLERLRATTMERIDEIQRESAYEPKPSRLCDWCEYRSLCPAFREDGDARAQDAANASAPTNASARRAGDAQRPARPSALRVGRTGQLDLL, encoded by the coding sequence GTGCCGGTCTACAGCCACTCGCGCCTGTCGACGTTCGAGACGTGTCCCCGGCAGTTCCACTTCCGCTACGTGCTGCGCGTCCCCGAGGAGTCCGAGGGCATCGAGGCCTTCGTGGGCAAGCGCGTCCACGAAGTGCTCGAGCGGCTCTACGAGTTCGTCGACCGCGGCCAGGTGCCGCCGCTCCAGAAGGTGGTCGACCGCTACTACCAGATCTTCGACGAGCACTGGGACGACGCGCGCATCCGCATCGTGAAGGAGGGCACCGACAAGGCCTTCTATCGCGAGCTCGGGTCGCGCTGTCTGCACAACTACTATCGGCGCCACTACCCGTTCGACGCCGACGAGACGCTCGGGCTCGAGGAGCGCGTGCTCTTCGAGCTCGACGAGGCCGGCCGCTACAAGGTGCAGGGCATCGTCGACCGCATCAGCCGCGCGCCCGACGGCGCCATCGAGATCGTCGACTACAAGACGGGCCAGTGGGTGCCGTCGCAGAGCAAGCTCGACGAGGATCGCCAGCTCGCGCTCTACCAGCTCGGCCTCCAGAAGGTCTACGGGCCGAAGCAGCCGATGCGGCTCGTCTGGCACTACGTCGCGAAGGGCGTGACGCGCGTCTCGCAGCGCACGCCCGAGCAGCTCGAGCGGCTGCGCGCGACGACGATGGAGCGGATCGACGAGATCCAGCGCGAGAGCGCGTACGAGCCGAAGCCGTCGCGTCTGTGCGACTGGTGCGAGTACCGCTCGCTGTGCCCGGCCTTCCGCGAGGACGGCGACGCGCGCGCGCAGGACGCCGCGAACGCGAGCGCGCCGACGAACGCGAGCGCGCGGCGCGCGGGCGACGCGCAGCGTCCGGCGCGTCCGTCCGCACTGCGCGTGGGACGCACGGGTCAGCTCGACCTGCTCTAG
- a CDS encoding NAD-dependent epimerase/dehydratase family protein: MENVLITGISGALARILARSLAGAHRVCGVDVVPWRSAPQGVRIHLADVRKRSFEDAIRRERPDAIVHLGFIRHFQSDERHRHDVNVRGTKRLLDHCLRYGVKRLVVVSSSYVYGAFAENPFHMTEDAPLSASRTYPEIRDLVEVDTLASGFLWKEPSVTTCVLRPVNVIGPTAHSMAARYLGLPRVPTVMGFDPMMQFIHEEDVAGAIARALGCGLRGVFNVVGPGEVPVRTAIHETGGVAWPVPEVLLRSTFGTLFRLGFGDFPQGMLDYLKYPVTLDGRPFAAATGFEPAHGLADCFESVRRSRR; the protein is encoded by the coding sequence TTGGAAAACGTCCTGATCACGGGTATTTCCGGCGCACTGGCGCGCATCCTCGCGCGCTCGCTCGCGGGCGCGCACCGCGTCTGCGGCGTCGACGTCGTGCCGTGGCGCTCCGCGCCCCAAGGGGTCCGCATCCATCTCGCCGACGTGCGCAAGCGAAGCTTCGAGGACGCGATCCGGCGCGAGCGTCCGGATGCGATCGTCCACCTCGGCTTCATCCGCCACTTCCAGTCCGACGAGCGCCATCGCCACGACGTGAACGTGCGCGGCACCAAGCGCCTGCTCGACCACTGCCTGCGCTACGGCGTGAAGCGGCTCGTCGTGGTGTCGAGCAGCTACGTGTACGGCGCGTTCGCGGAGAACCCGTTCCACATGACCGAGGACGCGCCGCTCTCCGCGAGCCGCACCTACCCCGAGATCCGCGACCTGGTCGAGGTCGACACGCTCGCGAGCGGCTTCCTGTGGAAGGAGCCGTCCGTCACGACGTGCGTGCTGCGGCCGGTGAACGTGATCGGCCCGACCGCGCACTCGATGGCGGCGCGCTACCTCGGGCTGCCGCGCGTCCCGACCGTCATGGGCTTCGATCCGATGATGCAGTTCATCCACGAGGAGGACGTCGCGGGCGCCATCGCGCGCGCGCTCGGGTGCGGACTGCGGGGCGTCTTCAACGTCGTCGGTCCGGGCGAGGTGCCGGTGCGCACGGCGATCCACGAGACGGGCGGCGTCGCCTGGCCGGTTCCCGAGGTGCTCCTGCGCTCGACGTTCGGCACGCTGTTCCGCCTCGGCTTCGGAGACTTTCCGCAGGGAATGCTCGACTACCTCAAGTATCCGGTGACGCTCGACGGCCGGCCCTTCGCCGCGGCGACCGGCTTCGAGCCCGCGCACGGGCTCGCCGACTGCTTCGAGAGCGTGCGGCGGTCGCGGCGGTGA
- a CDS encoding NUDIX domain-containing protein yields MRGGRGERDPSEATRVERSAGGVVFRRSPRGVEILLGHQVDWNTRARTVRLPKGHIDPGEALEDAALREVREETGRRARIVEPLGESRYAYENLATGELIGKHVVYFLMEDAGDASAHRDDEMDDVGWHALADAIEALTFENEREAVRAAAARIERLARGS; encoded by the coding sequence ATGCGAGGCGGCCGGGGCGAGCGCGATCCGAGCGAGGCGACGCGCGTCGAGCGCAGCGCGGGCGGCGTCGTGTTCCGGCGCTCGCCGCGCGGCGTCGAGATCCTGCTCGGCCACCAGGTCGACTGGAACACGCGGGCTCGCACGGTGCGCCTTCCGAAGGGGCACATCGACCCCGGCGAGGCGCTCGAGGACGCCGCCCTGCGCGAGGTGCGCGAGGAGACGGGCCGCCGCGCGCGCATCGTCGAGCCCCTCGGCGAGTCCCGCTACGCGTACGAGAACCTCGCGACGGGCGAGCTGATCGGGAAGCACGTCGTCTACTTCCTCATGGAGGACGCGGGCGACGCCTCCGCGCACCGCGACGACGAGATGGACGACGTGGGCTGGCACGCGCTCGCCGACGCGATCGAGGCCCTCACGTTCGAGAACGAGCGCGAGGCCGTGCGCGCGGCCGCGGCGCGCATCGAGCGGCTCGCGCGAGGGTCGTGA
- a CDS encoding cob(I)yrinic acid a,c-diamide adenosyltransferase has translation MKIYTRRGDAGETDLFGGERVRKDALRVDAYGEVDEANACVGLAAARLRDDDVAPLLQRVQSALFDVGAHLATPDAHHRAKAKVPTVGADDVAELEAAIDRFESELAPLATFVLPGGCEAAAAFHLARTVCRRAERRIVALHALEPVDEAVLRYVNRLSDLLFTLARLANARAGVADVAWVGRERG, from the coding sequence GTGAAGATCTACACGCGGCGCGGCGACGCGGGCGAGACCGACCTGTTCGGCGGCGAGCGCGTGCGCAAGGACGCGCTCCGCGTCGACGCGTACGGCGAGGTCGACGAGGCGAACGCGTGCGTCGGGCTCGCGGCCGCGCGCCTGCGCGACGACGACGTCGCACCGCTCCTCCAGCGCGTGCAGAGCGCGCTCTTCGACGTCGGCGCGCACCTCGCCACGCCCGACGCGCACCACCGCGCGAAGGCGAAGGTGCCGACCGTGGGCGCCGACGACGTCGCCGAGCTCGAGGCGGCGATCGACCGCTTCGAGAGCGAGCTCGCGCCGCTCGCCACCTTCGTGCTGCCCGGCGGCTGCGAGGCGGCCGCGGCCTTCCACCTCGCGCGCACGGTGTGCCGGCGCGCCGAGCGGCGCATCGTCGCGCTCCACGCGCTCGAGCCCGTCGACGAGGCCGTGCTCCGCTACGTGAACCGGCTGTCCGACCTGCTGTTCACGCTCGCGCGGCTCGCGAACGCGCGCGCGGGCGTCGCCGACGTCGCATGGGTGGGGCGCGAGCGCGGCTGA
- a CDS encoding cytochrome c-type biogenesis protein CcmH: protein MGDLSRHPSGASGVAAAIGALAAVAALAAVAVLAAAPAASADASVDASDAGGDAAAAAASAAPGQSWGYQLAHDLMSPFCPGRTLAQCPSPQADSLRVWILAQEAAGATREEVEAQLIARYGEEMRPAPPAEGLGGVAAYGIPILAVVAGGPLVFVALRRLVGRRGDAAGPSGTPDPRAPHAADPALDRDVAAQIERELGERP from the coding sequence GTGGGAGATCTGAGCCGACACCCGAGTGGCGCGTCCGGTGTCGCTGCGGCGATCGGCGCGCTCGCCGCGGTCGCGGCGCTCGCCGCGGTCGCCGTGCTCGCCGCCGCTCCGGCCGCGTCCGCCGACGCGTCCGTCGACGCGTCGGACGCGGGCGGCGACGCCGCTGCCGCGGCCGCCTCGGCCGCGCCGGGGCAATCCTGGGGCTACCAGCTCGCGCACGACCTGATGAGCCCGTTCTGCCCCGGCCGCACACTCGCGCAGTGCCCGAGCCCGCAGGCCGACTCGCTGCGCGTCTGGATCCTCGCGCAGGAGGCGGCGGGCGCGACGCGCGAGGAGGTCGAGGCGCAGCTGATCGCGCGCTACGGCGAGGAGATGCGGCCCGCGCCGCCGGCCGAGGGGCTCGGCGGTGTCGCGGCGTACGGCATCCCGATCCTCGCGGTCGTCGCGGGCGGGCCGCTCGTGTTCGTCGCGCTGCGCCGGCTCGTCGGCCGCCGCGGCGATGCCGCCGGGCCGTCCGGAACGCCCGACCCGCGCGCGCCGCACGCGGCCGATCCCGCGCTCGACCGCGACGTCGCGGCGCAGATCGAGCGCGAGCTCGGGGAGCGCCCGTGA
- a CDS encoding protein meaA, whose translation MPPAERDRPWMIRTYSGHSSARRSNELYRSNLAKGQTGLSVAFDLPTQTGYDADHPLARGEVGKVGVPVGSIDDMQTLFDGIPLGRMNTSMTINATAPWLLALYVATAERAGVPARELAGTTQNDIIKEYLSRGTYVFPPEASMRLATDVVAYTVAEIPKWNPVNVCSYHLQEAGATPVQEIAFSMANAIALLDAVRARADVPADALPTAFGRISFFVNAGIRFVEEVCKVRAMTEMWDALGRDRYGVADPKLRRFRYGVQVNSLGLTEAQPENNIVRIALEALGVTLSKDARTRSLQLPAWNEALGLPRPWDQQLALRTQQILAYETDLLEYEDVFAGSHVVEARTRALREEAEGELARVLEMGGAVAAVENAYMKQRLVESHTARVRAIESGEQVVVGVNRFAESEPSPLAAGDGGAILKVDDAAEREQVERLRAHRAARSDDDVREALRNLRDIAANGGNVVPASIRAAHAGVTTGEWTQALREQFGEYRAPTGVGAAPGLSGTEASEAVRARVRELGEKLGRPLKMLVGKPGLDGHSNGAEQIAVKARDVGIEVVYDGIRLTPDEIVRSAADEGVHVIGLSILSGSHGVLVLDVIEGLRRAGLGDVPVVVGGIIPDEDARDLLAKGVARVYTPKDFDLTAILADVVALVAERNG comes from the coding sequence ATGCCGCCTGCCGAACGCGACCGCCCGTGGATGATCCGCACCTACTCGGGGCACTCGTCGGCGCGGCGCAGCAACGAGCTCTACCGCTCGAACCTCGCGAAGGGACAGACGGGCCTCTCGGTCGCGTTCGACCTCCCGACGCAGACCGGCTACGACGCCGACCACCCGCTCGCGCGCGGCGAGGTCGGCAAGGTGGGCGTCCCGGTCGGCTCGATCGACGACATGCAGACGCTGTTCGACGGCATCCCGCTCGGGCGCATGAACACGTCGATGACGATCAACGCGACCGCGCCGTGGCTGCTCGCGCTCTACGTCGCGACGGCCGAGCGCGCCGGCGTGCCAGCGCGCGAGCTCGCCGGCACGACGCAGAACGACATCATCAAGGAGTACCTCTCGCGCGGCACCTACGTGTTCCCGCCCGAGGCCTCGATGCGCCTCGCCACCGACGTCGTCGCCTACACGGTCGCCGAGATCCCGAAGTGGAACCCGGTGAACGTCTGCTCCTATCACCTGCAGGAGGCGGGCGCGACGCCCGTGCAGGAGATCGCGTTCTCGATGGCCAACGCGATCGCGCTGCTCGACGCCGTGCGCGCGCGCGCCGATGTGCCGGCCGACGCGCTCCCCACCGCCTTCGGCCGCATCTCCTTCTTCGTGAACGCGGGCATCCGCTTCGTCGAGGAGGTGTGCAAGGTGCGCGCGATGACGGAGATGTGGGACGCGCTCGGCCGCGACCGCTACGGCGTCGCCGACCCGAAGCTGCGCCGCTTCCGCTACGGCGTGCAGGTGAACAGCCTGGGCCTCACCGAGGCGCAGCCCGAGAACAACATCGTGCGCATCGCGCTCGAGGCGCTCGGCGTCACGCTCTCGAAGGACGCGCGCACGCGCTCGCTCCAGCTCCCCGCGTGGAACGAGGCGCTCGGGCTGCCGCGGCCGTGGGACCAGCAGCTCGCGCTCCGCACGCAGCAGATCCTCGCCTACGAGACCGACCTGCTCGAGTACGAGGACGTCTTCGCCGGCTCGCACGTCGTCGAGGCGCGCACGCGCGCGCTGCGCGAGGAGGCGGAGGGCGAGCTCGCGCGCGTGCTCGAGATGGGCGGCGCGGTCGCCGCCGTCGAGAACGCGTACATGAAGCAGCGGCTCGTCGAGTCGCACACCGCGCGCGTGCGCGCGATCGAGAGCGGCGAGCAGGTGGTGGTCGGCGTGAACCGCTTCGCCGAGAGCGAGCCGTCGCCGCTCGCGGCCGGCGACGGCGGCGCCATCCTGAAGGTCGACGACGCGGCCGAGCGCGAGCAGGTCGAGCGGCTGCGCGCCCACCGCGCGGCGCGGAGCGACGACGACGTGCGCGAAGCGCTCCGCAACCTGCGCGACATCGCCGCGAACGGCGGCAACGTCGTGCCCGCGTCGATTCGCGCCGCCCACGCGGGCGTCACGACGGGCGAGTGGACGCAGGCGCTGCGCGAGCAGTTCGGCGAGTACCGCGCGCCGACGGGCGTCGGCGCGGCGCCGGGCCTCTCGGGCACCGAGGCGAGCGAGGCCGTGCGCGCGCGCGTGCGCGAGCTCGGCGAGAAGCTCGGCCGCCCGCTCAAGATGCTCGTCGGCAAGCCCGGGCTCGACGGCCACAGCAACGGCGCCGAGCAGATCGCGGTGAAGGCGCGCGACGTCGGCATCGAGGTCGTCTACGACGGCATCCGCCTCACGCCCGACGAGATCGTGCGCAGCGCGGCCGACGAGGGCGTGCACGTGATCGGGCTCTCGATCCTCTCGGGCTCGCACGGCGTGCTCGTGCTCGACGTCATCGAGGGGCTGCGGCGCGCCGGGCTCGGCGACGTCCCGGTCGTCGTCGGGGGGATCATTCCCGACGAGGACGCGCGCGACCTGCTCGCGAAGGGCGTCGCGCGCGTGTACACGCCGAAGGACTTCGACCTGACGGCGATCCTGGCCGACGTCGTCGCGCTCGTGGCGGAGCGCAATGGCTGA
- a CDS encoding thioesterase family protein yields MGAELAGPPDGAAVARVAHRVAFFETDGMRIVHHANYVRWFELARIEWMDRYHVPYTRYVDAGLHLATIRLEVDYRAPARFDDRVEIATWLDHVAGASLRMAYCAELAGRVLVTGATEHACVDEAGRPRRIPREWRDELRTRAAPDARDA; encoded by the coding sequence ATGGGCGCCGAGCTGGCCGGGCCTCCCGACGGCGCCGCCGTCGCGCGCGTCGCGCACCGCGTCGCGTTCTTCGAGACGGACGGCATGCGCATCGTCCACCACGCGAACTACGTGCGCTGGTTCGAGCTCGCGCGCATCGAGTGGATGGATCGCTACCACGTTCCGTACACGCGCTACGTCGACGCCGGCCTCCACCTCGCGACGATCCGCCTCGAGGTCGACTACCGCGCGCCCGCGCGCTTCGACGACCGCGTCGAGATCGCGACCTGGCTCGACCACGTGGCCGGCGCGTCGCTCCGCATGGCGTACTGCGCCGAGCTCGCGGGCCGGGTGCTCGTGACGGGCGCGACCGAGCACGCCTGCGTCGACGAGGCGGGCCGCCCGCGGCGCATCCCGCGCGAGTGGCGCGACGAGCTGCGCACGCGCGCGGCGCCCGACGCGCGCGACGCGTGA